A region from the Bacteroidota bacterium genome encodes:
- a CDS encoding PD40 domain-containing protein, protein MRLRIVFSLVLLAIGVQLTAQTNMLGTTNIPVNKQLNWKNVSTEFFDVHYSTDDPVMAGVAGKMAEEALWDICKAFDYKNRSRFAFYLYLSPNDLIHSNSYPVRNEKDNGLTPLRINSTNLLFPGNYEAFREHVRSEVTKLVMEDYYFGGQIQLSIQNTVLLYLPDWYAEGLPAYLGEGWDYEDEFWLASLEKSHMLNFAIEGQGPIYHTARKSIWYFIAQNYGPEKLGEIFYMTRLTRSVEDGVIHVLGITLKTLTEKWREFVLQHITDNANFREPIDKESVLAELAPGDKVLSFALHPNKAKAALYLNNGGKHRVVIYNFETGKIKSTPIEGGFATEQYDRFRFEMPMAWSPDGNQLVTTIYDKAGEYLAWYDMTKGSVKFVTFQPGLDRIYQIAWSPDGAQLVCSGLQQGQIDLYRFVPGTGSFVQLTNDFYDDLYPVWSADGGRIYHASTRQQAVLAPGVNARYDANELGLDIWAYDFTEHSLSRVTTSPDFNEVPVGMSSSFELLIKSDQTGLNNLQKINVFVGDSSYQTNMSPGMYRAAVNDSLLAYSTSFKGDLMVYVAPREAVLQDQVATRTMLRQRNDKAAALQRLKLQNAAKMDSIRKAGTALPDPKNTDNEKPEADSAKSNNKTVKYYVFDDDEGDDKEKPRKRPKKSNGDYLLKKEPERPNFDAVVVKSPTYSRTVWSADRVTTRFGYDPVFKLSFLAEARLRDQQGNHQITMGFKSYLDLRSNDTYIRYANLKHSLDYQVGFTHSGRFLNKAGLAARYNWTRLDGSLVLPLNRYLSIGGGAHLSLINRKNIALLIPKTIDGQALMAGGRLNMTFDKTVFEGNFIRKGTFATVDLTNAYSFSNNSDNFVTGRVDLRKYIPVRRSVLAGRLSGAWSEGPMQQQFFLGGTPEALLARFQNPADFPIESPHLPALHYMEYITPIRGFQFNGRNGTKFVAANAELRIPLSRIMLNSLNTNPAYNIELIPFFDIGTTWTQGNPLSQKNPIDTQVINSYPLTITVQTLKSPFLMGFGAGTRLQMFGYSMRADLAWGVEDYTILSPRLHLSLGKNF, encoded by the coding sequence ATGCGTCTCAGAATAGTATTTTCTCTTGTATTGCTTGCGATCGGTGTTCAGCTGACCGCCCAGACGAATATGCTGGGCACGACCAACATTCCTGTCAACAAACAGCTGAATTGGAAAAATGTCTCCACCGAATTTTTTGACGTGCATTACAGCACCGACGATCCGGTCATGGCCGGTGTGGCGGGCAAGATGGCCGAAGAGGCACTTTGGGATATTTGCAAAGCATTCGACTACAAAAACAGGTCCCGTTTTGCATTTTACCTGTACTTGAGCCCCAACGACCTGATTCACAGCAATTCCTATCCCGTTCGGAATGAAAAAGACAACGGATTGACGCCACTGCGGATCAATTCGACGAATCTCCTTTTCCCGGGCAACTATGAAGCATTTCGGGAGCACGTCCGTTCCGAGGTGACCAAGTTGGTGATGGAGGACTATTATTTTGGCGGACAAATTCAGCTCAGCATCCAAAATACCGTACTGCTTTACTTGCCCGATTGGTATGCCGAGGGTTTGCCGGCCTACTTGGGCGAAGGTTGGGACTACGAAGACGAATTTTGGCTTGCCAGCCTCGAAAAATCCCACATGCTGAATTTTGCGATCGAAGGCCAAGGCCCCATTTACCATACCGCCCGCAAGTCGATTTGGTACTTCATTGCGCAAAATTACGGCCCTGAAAAATTGGGCGAAATCTTTTACATGACCCGCCTGACCCGCTCGGTCGAGGATGGCGTGATCCATGTTTTGGGCATTACCCTGAAGACGCTGACCGAAAAATGGCGGGAATTTGTACTGCAGCACATCACAGACAATGCCAATTTCCGCGAACCGATCGACAAGGAAAGTGTATTGGCCGAATTGGCGCCGGGAGACAAGGTGCTTTCGTTTGCCTTGCACCCCAACAAAGCCAAAGCTGCCCTCTACCTCAACAATGGCGGCAAGCATCGGGTAGTGATCTACAACTTTGAAACCGGAAAAATCAAGTCCACACCCATCGAGGGCGGATTTGCGACGGAGCAATACGACCGTTTTCGCTTTGAAATGCCGATGGCTTGGAGTCCGGATGGCAATCAGTTGGTGACGACCATCTATGACAAAGCAGGCGAATACTTGGCGTGGTACGACATGACCAAGGGTTCGGTCAAATTCGTTACGTTTCAGCCGGGCTTGGACCGCATTTACCAAATCGCATGGAGCCCTGACGGGGCGCAGTTGGTGTGTTCAGGTTTGCAGCAAGGACAAATCGACCTATACCGGTTTGTGCCCGGAACGGGATCTTTTGTGCAGCTGACGAATGACTTTTACGACGATCTCTATCCTGTTTGGAGTGCCGATGGCGGCCGCATCTACCACGCATCCACACGGCAGCAGGCGGTCTTGGCGCCAGGCGTGAATGCGCGCTACGACGCCAACGAATTGGGCCTCGACATCTGGGCCTACGATTTTACCGAACACAGCCTTAGCCGCGTGACCACAAGTCCTGACTTCAATGAAGTGCCCGTCGGCATGTCCTCAAGCTTCGAATTGCTGATCAAATCCGACCAAACCGGCTTGAACAACTTGCAAAAAATCAATGTTTTCGTTGGCGACTCAAGCTATCAGACCAACATGAGTCCGGGCATGTATCGCGCCGCGGTCAACGACTCGCTCCTCGCCTATTCGACCTCCTTCAAAGGCGACCTGATGGTCTATGTCGCCCCGCGTGAAGCGGTTTTGCAAGACCAAGTCGCCACCCGCACCATGCTGCGTCAACGCAACGACAAGGCGGCAGCCTTGCAGCGCCTCAAACTGCAGAATGCTGCAAAAATGGATTCCATCCGCAAAGCCGGCACAGCCTTGCCCGATCCAAAAAATACGGACAACGAAAAACCGGAGGCCGATTCCGCCAAATCCAACAACAAAACCGTCAAATACTACGTCTTTGATGACGACGAAGGCGATGACAAGGAAAAACCACGCAAACGTCCAAAGAAATCCAACGGCGACTACTTGCTGAAAAAGGAACCCGAACGCCCGAATTTTGATGCGGTCGTGGTCAAAAGCCCGACCTATTCCCGCACGGTTTGGTCGGCAGACCGGGTTACGACGAGATTCGGCTACGATCCGGTATTCAAATTGAGTTTTCTGGCGGAAGCGAGACTACGTGATCAACAGGGCAACCATCAAATCACGATGGGTTTCAAGTCCTACTTGGACTTGCGCAGCAACGACACATATATAAGGTATGCCAATCTGAAACATTCCTTGGATTATCAGGTCGGATTTACGCATTCGGGAAGATTCCTGAACAAGGCAGGGTTGGCCGCGCGTTACAACTGGACACGCTTGGATGGTTCCTTGGTTTTGCCGTTGAATCGCTATTTGAGTATCGGTGGCGGAGCGCATCTTTCCCTGATCAACCGGAAGAACATTGCCTTGCTGATTCCCAAAACGATCGATGGTCAAGCTTTGATGGCGGGCGGCAGGCTCAACATGACCTTTGACAAGACGGTATTTGAAGGGAATTTCATCCGGAAAGGGACCTTTGCGACGGTCGACTTGACGAATGCCTATTCGTTTTCCAACAACAGCGACAATTTTGTCACGGGCCGCGTCGACTTACGGAAATATATTCCTGTGCGGCGATCGGTGCTTGCCGGCAGGTTGTCAGGCGCTTGGTCTGAAGGGCCGATGCAACAGCAATTTTTCCTCGGTGGTACACCTGAGGCACTTTTGGCCCGCTTCCAAAACCCTGCGGATTTCCCGATCGAAAGTCCGCATTTGCCCGCCTTGCACTACATGGAATACATCACGCCGATTCGGGGCTTCCAATTCAACGGTCGCAACGGCACAAAATTTGTCGCCGCCAATGCCGAATTGCGCATTCCACTGTCCCGCATCATGCTCAATTCGCTGAATACCAATCCGGCATACAACATCGAATTGATCCCATTCTTTGACATTGGCACAACTTGGACGCAGGGCAATCCGCTGTCGCAAAAGAATCCGATTGATACACAGGTGATCAATTCCTATCCGCTGACGATCACGGTGCAGACGCTCAAGAGTCCGTTTCTGATGGGATTTGGTGCGGGAACGCGGCTGCAAATGTTTGGCTACTCGATGCGGGCCGACCTCGCTTGGGGGGTCGAAGACTACACGATCCTGAGTCCAAGGCTGCATCTTTCCTTGGGCAAAAATTTCTGA
- a CDS encoding FAD-dependent monooxygenase → MAKINLEAPIILLGAGLSSGLMAAYLGRRGFKVEVYERRPDPRTTDLYVGKSINLAISVRGLFAMKDVGLEDAVKEMCIPMHGRMIHDRQGNTDFQFYSKDGQKAINSISRGDLNILLINTAASFPNVSFHFDHRCVGMDLDTGEALLLNEKTGENLRVSGQTVIACDGAFSGARASLLRSPRFNFSQTYHPASYKELSFRPSEDGKWRIESNALHIWPRGSFMLIALPNMDGSFTVTLFYPAVGPDSFETLNTAEAVEAFFAKEFPDAKALIPNLAEEFFSNPTGELVTVKCDPWHFGGKCALVGDAAHAVVPFYGQGMNAAFEDCTVLNNCIVEGKDWEEVFAEYSRQRVANGQAIADMAVDNYFEMRDRVGDPNWRFRKLIEHKLEKTFPESYVSRYEMVSFTRTPYAEALRRGGINDEILHALAANLTDVEQVDLSLAEQLIKEKLG, encoded by the coding sequence ATGGCAAAGATCAACTTAGAAGCACCGATCATTTTGCTCGGCGCAGGCCTGAGCAGTGGACTCATGGCCGCCTATTTGGGGCGCCGCGGATTTAAGGTCGAAGTGTATGAACGCCGTCCCGATCCCCGCACGACCGACCTTTACGTCGGCAAATCCATCAACTTGGCAATCTCCGTCCGCGGATTGTTTGCGATGAAAGACGTCGGATTGGAGGATGCGGTCAAGGAAATGTGTATTCCGATGCATGGCCGCATGATTCACGACCGCCAAGGCAATACCGATTTTCAGTTTTACAGCAAAGACGGTCAAAAGGCCATCAATTCGATTTCGCGCGGGGATCTCAACATCCTGCTCATCAATACTGCGGCCTCTTTTCCGAATGTCAGCTTTCATTTCGACCACCGTTGTGTGGGAATGGACCTCGATACGGGCGAAGCATTGTTGTTGAATGAAAAAACGGGCGAAAACCTGCGCGTTTCCGGACAAACGGTGATCGCTTGCGATGGCGCCTTCTCGGGTGCACGCGCGAGTTTGCTGCGGTCGCCACGGTTCAATTTTTCGCAGACGTATCATCCTGCTTCCTACAAAGAATTGAGCTTCAGGCCTTCGGAGGATGGAAAATGGCGGATCGAAAGCAATGCTTTGCACATTTGGCCACGCGGCAGCTTTATGCTCATTGCCCTGCCCAATATGGATGGAAGCTTCACGGTGACGCTGTTTTATCCAGCCGTGGGGCCGGATAGCTTTGAGACACTGAACACCGCCGAGGCGGTTGAGGCTTTTTTCGCAAAGGAATTCCCCGATGCCAAAGCCTTGATTCCCAATCTCGCCGAAGAGTTTTTCAGCAATCCAACGGGTGAGTTGGTGACGGTGAAATGCGATCCCTGGCATTTTGGCGGAAAATGTGCCTTGGTGGGCGATGCCGCGCATGCGGTCGTTCCATTTTACGGGCAGGGGATGAATGCGGCATTCGAAGATTGCACCGTCTTGAACAATTGTATCGTCGAAGGCAAGGATTGGGAGGAAGTCTTCGCAGAATACAGCCGGCAACGCGTCGCCAATGGACAAGCGATTGCCGACATGGCCGTCGACAACTATTTTGAGATGCGCGACCGCGTCGGTGACCCCAATTGGCGCTTCAGGAAACTCATCGAGCACAAACTCGAAAAGACTTTCCCTGAAAGTTATGTTTCCCGCTACGAAATGGTGTCCTTCACACGTACGCCGTATGCCGAGGCCTTGCGACGGGGCGGTATCAACGATGAAATTTTGCATGCACTTGCTGCAAATCTTACTGATGTCGAGCAAGTTGATCTCAGCTTGGCCGAGCAGTTGATCAAGGAAAAGCTGGGGTAG
- a CDS encoding DMT family transporter has protein sequence MNKRPTALLAHLALAAVALFYGLNYFVLKPVFATGINSFAVLAIRCALTAGFFWGYHALFVRERVRERRDFGRLLLAAFFGVSVNQTFFLWGLSLTSRVNASVLMILTPVFVFLAAWVLREERFSMRTLSGLIISFAGALGLILSGSDQTFQVGGATISGDLMIMVNAASYGLYLVFVRPLVQKYNTFTIIKWLFLLGSIPNILIGIVPLSQVPTGIFTTEVVLRIGFLIVFATIGAYWLNAWAMKRLPSSAVGIYIYAQPVFVTLLSAGLGMGEVTWLSIPFIFLIFAGVWLVSMRKPDQPQGQAKEL, from the coding sequence TTGAACAAACGCCCTACAGCTTTGCTCGCCCACTTGGCATTGGCTGCGGTGGCCCTGTTTTATGGCCTCAATTATTTTGTACTCAAACCGGTCTTTGCCACGGGCATCAACAGTTTTGCGGTTTTGGCCATTCGCTGTGCATTGACGGCAGGCTTCTTTTGGGGCTACCATGCGCTGTTTGTGCGGGAGCGCGTACGCGAACGGCGTGATTTCGGAAGGTTGCTGCTCGCGGCATTTTTTGGCGTCTCGGTCAACCAAACCTTTTTCTTGTGGGGCCTTTCGCTGACAAGCCGGGTCAATGCCTCGGTTTTGATGATTCTCACGCCGGTTTTTGTTTTTCTGGCAGCCTGGGTTTTGCGCGAGGAACGGTTTTCAATGCGGACATTGTCTGGATTGATCATTTCGTTTGCCGGCGCATTGGGATTGATCCTCAGCGGGAGTGACCAAACCTTTCAAGTCGGCGGCGCCACGATTTCCGGAGATTTGATGATCATGGTGAACGCAGCATCCTATGGACTTTACTTGGTGTTTGTCAGGCCCTTGGTGCAGAAATACAATACCTTCACGATCATTAAATGGTTGTTCCTCTTGGGATCCATCCCCAATATCCTGATCGGTATCGTCCCACTTTCGCAAGTACCCACCGGAATCTTCACGACCGAAGTTGTGCTCCGAATCGGATTCCTGATCGTTTTTGCTACGATTGGCGCCTATTGGCTGAATGCCTGGGCAATGAAGCGGTTACCCTCGTCTGCGGTCGGCATTTACATCTATGCACAGCCGGTTTTTGTGACCTTGCTCTCGGCGGGATTGGGCATGGGCGAGGTAACTTGGTTATCGATTCCGTTTATTTTCCTGATATTTGCAGGGGTTTGGTTGGTAAGCATGCGCAAGCCTGACCAACCGCAAGGACAGGCGAAGGAATTGTGA
- a CDS encoding rhodanese-like domain-containing protein, whose amino-acid sequence MRKFFKISILASFASLFFLAAGCQAQQEATGNSPATTAAPAKAQGVQTIGPVEAEKMMAENASLQILDVRTPEEVALGTIKGAKVINWFDADFASRAETTFDKALPIVVYCKAGSRSSQASEKLKEKGFTNIYNLQGGMMKWEGEGHPVQK is encoded by the coding sequence ATGAGAAAATTCTTCAAAATCAGCATTTTAGCATCGTTTGCCAGCCTGTTTTTCTTGGCCGCCGGTTGTCAGGCGCAGCAGGAAGCAACAGGCAATTCGCCAGCAACCACAGCCGCACCTGCCAAAGCCCAAGGCGTTCAGACGATTGGTCCGGTTGAGGCGGAAAAAATGATGGCCGAAAATGCCAGTCTTCAAATCCTCGACGTGCGCACACCTGAGGAGGTTGCCCTCGGCACGATCAAAGGCGCCAAAGTCATCAATTGGTTTGATGCAGATTTTGCTTCCCGTGCCGAAACAACATTTGACAAGGCACTTCCGATCGTTGTATATTGCAAGGCCGGAAGCCGTAGTTCTCAAGCATCCGAAAAGTTGAAGGAAAAAGGCTTTACCAATATTTATAACCTTCAGGGCGGAATGATGAAGTGGGAAGGTGAAGGTCACCCTGTACAGAAATAG
- a CDS encoding 2-C-methyl-D-erythritol 2,4-cyclodiphosphate synthase codes for MNIRIGFGFDTHRLVEGRDLILGGINIPHETGLLGHSDADALLHAICDALLGAANLRDIGFHFPDTDPKYKGADSRLLLADTVKLLREKGWQTGNVDCTIVAEAPKLNPHVPAMQAVIAPLLGVDIDAVSIKATRNEGMDAIGNREGMKVYAVALDHTNLN; via the coding sequence ATGAACATCAGGATCGGATTCGGATTTGACACACATCGCCTTGTAGAAGGGCGCGACTTGATTTTGGGCGGCATCAACATTCCGCATGAAACCGGCTTATTGGGCCATAGCGATGCGGATGCGCTGCTGCATGCGATCTGCGATGCCCTCCTCGGCGCCGCCAATCTCCGCGACATCGGCTTCCATTTCCCGGACACCGACCCCAAATACAAAGGTGCCGACAGCCGCTTGCTGCTTGCTGATACCGTCAAATTACTCCGCGAAAAAGGCTGGCAAACGGGAAACGTCGATTGCACGATCGTCGCGGAGGCGCCCAAACTCAACCCGCACGTACCTGCGATGCAGGCCGTGATCGCGCCCCTGCTCGGCGTGGACATCGACGCCGTCTCGATCAAAGCCACCCGCAACGAAGGCATGGACGCCATCGGAAACCGCGAAGGCATGAAAGTTTATGCCGTTGCGCTTGATCACACGAATTTGAATTGA
- a CDS encoding tetratricopeptide repeat protein, whose protein sequence is MERFEDFGQEDQGDQRLQQEASRFEAMLKGDAYHFFDMLTLEDLFFYYMRHNKFSKALNLVNYSLKQHPNSEELFFKRATVLLEMGKLKEARREVKRAMEINPTQLDYVFLDSEILSQLGKYKEAMASLEKFLSLTDTPEEVWFHMGNLAQNLGHVKDAEKCFRKAIELQPDFEEPVYELAYCLESQEKVDDAVALYNSFLDKQPFAYPVWYNLGILYARLGLFEKAIDCYDFALAIEDSFASAWYNKGNVLMDLEKYEEALKCFLEACVHEKPDLSIHYNIAECYEHLGHYAMAVKYYFRCTDSNPEYTDAWVGLGYCMECQEKPSEAITFYKKAATIDSENFDTWVSLATCEYQVGHTLSAYEALQQALRLNSNELKMWQEWAHLLWDDDNKDGAISFLAEGIKLNPSMAELYFQAAAFCYMKKKVSKGANYLENGLLLDPSKYKIMLRIEPALADLPTVKNLIAQYVIE, encoded by the coding sequence ATGGAAAGATTCGAAGATTTCGGGCAAGAAGACCAAGGCGATCAACGGCTGCAACAAGAGGCGAGCCGTTTTGAAGCTATGCTCAAGGGAGATGCCTACCATTTCTTTGACATGCTCACGCTGGAGGATCTTTTTTTCTATTACATGCGTCACAACAAATTCAGCAAGGCTTTGAACTTGGTGAATTACAGCCTGAAACAACACCCCAACAGCGAGGAATTGTTTTTCAAGCGGGCGACGGTCCTTTTGGAAATGGGCAAGCTCAAGGAGGCCCGTCGAGAGGTCAAACGTGCGATGGAAATCAATCCGACGCAGTTGGACTATGTTTTTCTCGATTCCGAAATCCTTTCTCAGCTCGGAAAATACAAGGAGGCCATGGCTTCCTTGGAAAAATTCCTGTCGCTGACCGATACCCCCGAGGAAGTCTGGTTTCACATGGGCAACCTCGCCCAAAACCTCGGCCACGTCAAGGACGCCGAAAAATGCTTTCGCAAGGCGATCGAGTTGCAGCCCGACTTTGAGGAGCCGGTCTACGAATTGGCATATTGCCTGGAAAGTCAGGAAAAAGTCGATGATGCCGTAGCACTCTACAATAGTTTTCTCGACAAGCAGCCTTTTGCCTATCCTGTTTGGTACAACCTGGGCATCTTGTACGCGCGACTTGGGCTTTTTGAAAAGGCCATTGATTGCTACGACTTTGCTTTGGCCATCGAAGACAGTTTTGCCTCCGCATGGTACAATAAGGGCAATGTGTTGATGGACTTGGAAAAGTACGAAGAGGCGCTCAAGTGCTTCCTCGAGGCTTGCGTCCATGAAAAGCCCGACCTTTCCATTCACTACAACATCGCGGAATGCTACGAACACTTGGGGCATTATGCGATGGCCGTGAAATACTACTTCCGCTGCACCGATTCCAATCCTGAGTACACTGACGCTTGGGTAGGCTTGGGCTATTGCATGGAATGTCAGGAAAAACCTTCGGAGGCGATCACTTTCTACAAAAAGGCCGCCACGATTGATTCGGAAAATTTTGATACTTGGGTTTCCCTTGCCACCTGCGAATATCAGGTTGGCCATACACTTTCAGCCTACGAGGCGCTGCAGCAGGCCTTGCGCCTGAACAGCAACGAGCTGAAAATGTGGCAAGAATGGGCCCATCTGCTCTGGGATGATGACAACAAGGATGGCGCGATTTCCTTCCTTGCCGAGGGCATCAAGCTCAATCCATCGATGGCCGAATTGTATTTTCAAGCAGCTGCATTCTGCTACATGAAAAAGAAGGTGAGCAAGGGCGCCAATTATTTGGAGAATGGCCTGTTGCTCGACCCAAGTAAATACAAAATCATGCTGCGCATCGAACCCGCGCTTGCAGACCTTCCCACCGTGAAAAATCTGATTGCTCAATACGTTATAGAATGA
- a CDS encoding MBL fold metallo-hydrolase, giving the protein MLTVKSFTFFTEFFGENTYVLSDETGACVVVDPGCYHRHERDELVAYIENAGLRLEKVLNTHCHIDHILGNAMLVKRYNVPLVAHKDDLYNLVGADAFARMYNLSIDPSPQPDLFVEEGDVVEFGNTKLEVLFTPGHSAGHVSFFHRDSKQVFSGDVLFFDSVGRVDLPGGNGAVLIDSIVNKLFPLGDDVKVYAGHMEPTTIGRERQYNQLVAQMQSAYAGRNI; this is encoded by the coding sequence ATGCTTACAGTCAAAAGTTTCACGTTTTTCACAGAGTTTTTCGGCGAAAACACCTACGTCCTCAGTGATGAGACCGGTGCTTGCGTGGTCGTGGACCCCGGCTGCTACCACCGCCATGAACGCGACGAACTCGTGGCCTACATTGAAAATGCGGGCTTGCGTTTGGAGAAGGTCCTCAATACGCACTGCCATATCGACCATATTTTGGGGAATGCCATGCTGGTAAAGCGTTACAATGTGCCTTTGGTGGCGCACAAGGACGATTTGTACAACCTTGTGGGTGCAGACGCTTTCGCGCGCATGTACAACTTGAGCATTGACCCGTCACCGCAACCCGACCTTTTTGTCGAGGAGGGAGACGTCGTCGAATTCGGGAATACAAAATTGGAGGTGTTGTTTACGCCGGGACATTCGGCAGGGCATGTTTCCTTTTTTCACCGCGATAGCAAACAAGTATTCAGCGGCGATGTGCTGTTTTTTGACAGCGTGGGCAGGGTGGACTTGCCGGGCGGAAACGGAGCGGTATTGATCGACTCGATCGTGAACAAACTATTTCCTTTGGGTGACGATGTCAAGGTCTATGCCGGCCACATGGAACCCACGACGATCGGCCGCGAGCGGCAATACAATCAGCTGGTGGCGCAGATGCAAAGTGCCTACGCAGGAAGGAATATATAA
- a CDS encoding phosphosulfolactate synthase: protein MSFELKNLPYRTAKPRESGITMVMDKGLSIREAEDLMDVAGHTIDVVKLGFGTSVVTNNLAKKLEVYRAAGMPYYFGGTLMEAYVIRGQFDDYRRLIEHHKCQVVEVSDGSIDMTTEDKIGYIRTLAQDFRVLSEVGSKDANVVIPPYKWVELMNIELEAGSWKVIAEARESGTVGVFEKSGSANSGLIDEIMHYVPSEKIMWEAPLKAQQVWFIQLLGTNANLGNIAPSEAIALETLRMGLRGDTFFTFLK from the coding sequence ATGAGTTTCGAATTAAAAAATCTCCCTTACAGAACCGCGAAGCCGCGTGAGTCTGGCATCACCATGGTCATGGACAAAGGCTTGAGCATACGCGAAGCCGAAGACTTGATGGATGTAGCAGGTCATACGATCGATGTCGTGAAACTGGGTTTTGGCACGAGTGTCGTGACCAACAACTTGGCCAAGAAGCTGGAAGTGTACCGCGCCGCCGGCATGCCCTATTATTTCGGAGGCACCTTGATGGAAGCCTACGTGATCCGTGGCCAATTTGACGATTACCGTCGTCTCATCGAGCACCACAAATGCCAAGTCGTCGAAGTGAGCGATGGCAGCATCGACATGACCACCGAAGACAAGATTGGCTATATCCGCACGCTCGCCCAAGATTTCCGCGTGCTTTCCGAGGTCGGTAGCAAGGATGCCAATGTCGTGATTCCGCCCTACAAATGGGTCGAATTGATGAACATCGAGCTCGAAGCCGGTTCTTGGAAAGTGATTGCCGAGGCCCGCGAAAGCGGCACCGTCGGTGTGTTTGAAAAATCCGGCTCCGCCAACTCCGGCTTGATCGACGAGATCATGCACTACGTGCCTTCGGAAAAAATCATGTGGGAAGCACCATTGAAAGCACAGCAAGTCTGGTTCATTCAGCTGCTCGGCACCAACGCCAACCTCGGCAACATCGCGCCTAGCGAAGCCATCGCCCTGGAAACGTTGCGCATGGGTCTGCGCGGAGATACTTTCTTCACGTTTTTGAAGTAA
- a CDS encoding FAD-dependent oxidoreductase, with product MVASKNVLIVGGGLAGCFMAMESAKRGHRIRLVDRYNPKSASRVAAGLYNVITGREANKTWMADEMLAALAAVTAHPAFEELGKFIHPMPILRPFPDGTNYNDWMVRLQDPEFSWLAAHQGIPFRPNVLKNPIGGLRILPCGWVETEAICKAIVEILTAKFDFQRVESPFYYASLNPNTGECSQPGLEDTYDEIIFAEGMGIMGNPWFQFVEIRPLKGQILELKMEDGLGEEQILLRKMFLIPKGDLFYTAGSTYELHFEDDETDAEGIKTITDSVEEVTPLGFEVLSARASIRPTTPNRRPILGRHPEFERLIVCNGLGTKGVLQGPYSALILRDWLDGHAQSLGKDVSVLRFLKKFA from the coding sequence ATGGTAGCATCCAAAAATGTATTGATCGTCGGTGGCGGCTTGGCAGGCTGCTTCATGGCGATGGAATCGGCCAAACGGGGGCATCGCATCCGTTTGGTGGATCGCTACAACCCGAAATCGGCGAGCCGCGTGGCGGCGGGACTGTACAATGTGATCACGGGCAGGGAAGCCAACAAAACCTGGATGGCTGACGAAATGCTCGCTGCCTTGGCAGCTGTCACGGCACATCCTGCATTCGAAGAACTCGGCAAGTTCATCCATCCCATGCCGATCCTGCGCCCATTTCCCGACGGCACCAATTACAATGACTGGATGGTGCGGCTTCAAGACCCCGAATTTTCCTGGCTTGCAGCGCATCAAGGAATACCCTTTCGGCCAAATGTGCTCAAAAATCCCATCGGCGGATTGCGGATTTTGCCCTGCGGCTGGGTCGAAACGGAGGCGATTTGCAAGGCAATTGTGGAGATTTTGACCGCAAAATTTGATTTTCAGCGCGTCGAATCCCCATTCTACTACGCAAGCCTGAATCCAAATACCGGAGAATGCAGCCAACCCGGACTGGAAGACACCTACGACGAAATCATCTTCGCGGAGGGAATGGGCATCATGGGCAATCCCTGGTTTCAATTCGTGGAAATCAGGCCGCTCAAAGGGCAGATTCTGGAGCTGAAAATGGAGGATGGTTTGGGCGAAGAACAGATTTTGCTGCGCAAGATGTTCCTGATTCCCAAGGGCGACCTGTTTTACACGGCAGGATCCACCTACGAATTGCATTTTGAAGACGATGAAACGGACGCCGAAGGCATCAAAACCATCACGGATTCCGTAGAAGAAGTTACGCCCTTGGGCTTTGAAGTCCTTTCTGCACGCGCCTCGATCAGGCCAACCACGCCCAACCGGCGCCCGATTTTGGGTCGTCATCCGGAATTTGAGCGCCTGATAGTTTGCAATGGACTGGGAACCAAGGGTGTATTGCAGGGCCCCTATTCGGCCCTCATCTTGCGGGATTGGCTTGATGGCCACGCGCAAAGCCTTGGAAAGGACGTTTCCGTCCTGCGATTTTTGAAAAAGTTTGCCTAG